In one window of Fusobacterium perfoetens DNA:
- a CDS encoding EH signature domain-containing protein gives MKLIKLNLDIYKCKELKKTVENIELEWGEKKSKISDFELRYIIENLLNKSLIKTNDILKIFYNIGQVKIILKEKYSLSIEEFLKRLEYTLENESIKNDFFNLDIFYDSVIIFYKSSEIQNIIFSISDKINKLKDVTYSKKTKLFLEMKQNNEKVVSFLSGKFLKDMDKYLSNLLEYELEYYIDKKSELFYDIIENIIRNYIEIIVIKKSKKTNEVIKENFKRKITNYSDKIELYKKILNAYFKHGNFNENTNMWFYEILDVVGDIQKKNNSWLFFNENEKNIFSKWFFQEKLDEFFGKEIKDPERAIFWKSYAYCLKNIDYYEKLAQAIVMEFENHTVIEFGKKGNATYVYPKKNVNSLIIRSWYNNNSIIIVKERLKNWKNAIPLKQFNISNGWNHSSNWQTVFKYRLSELGYRAEGRIWTWR, from the coding sequence ATGAAGTTAATAAAATTAAATCTTGATATTTATAAATGTAAAGAACTTAAAAAAACTGTAGAAAATATCGAATTAGAATGGGGAGAAAAAAAATCTAAAATAAGTGATTTTGAATTAAGATATATAATAGAAAATTTACTAAACAAATCTCTAATAAAAACGAATGATATTTTAAAAATTTTTTATAATATTGGACAAGTAAAAATTATTTTGAAAGAAAAATATAGTCTAAGTATAGAGGAGTTTTTAAAAAGATTAGAATACACATTAGAAAATGAATCTATTAAAAATGACTTCTTTAATTTAGACATTTTTTATGATTCTGTTATAATATTTTATAAAAGCTCTGAAATTCAAAATATAATTTTTTCTATATCTGATAAAATTAATAAATTAAAAGATGTAACTTATTCTAAAAAGACAAAATTATTTTTAGAAATGAAACAAAATAATGAAAAGGTTGTTTCATTTTTAAGTGGAAAATTTTTAAAAGATATGGATAAATATCTTTCTAACTTATTAGAATATGAATTAGAATATTATATCGATAAAAAATCTGAATTATTTTATGATATTATTGAAAATATTATAAGAAATTATATAGAAATAATTGTTATAAAGAAGAGTAAAAAAACAAATGAAGTTATAAAAGAAAATTTTAAAAGAAAAATAACAAATTACTCGGATAAAATAGAACTATACAAAAAAATACTAAATGCCTATTTCAAACATGGAAACTTCAACGAAAATACGAATATGTGGTTTTATGAAATATTAGATGTAGTCGGAGATATTCAGAAAAAAAATAATTCCTGGCTATTTTTTAATGAAAATGAAAAAAATATTTTTTCTAAGTGGTTTTTCCAAGAAAAATTGGACGAATTTTTTGGCAAAGAAATTAAAGATCCTGAAAGAGCCATTTTTTGGAAAAGTTATGCATATTGTTTAAAAAATATAGATTATTATGAAAAGTTAGCTCAAGCTATAGTAATGGAATTTGAAAATCATACTGTTATCGAATTTGGAAAAAAAGGAAATGCAACTTATGTTTATCCTAAAAAAAATGTAAATTCACTAATAATAAGAAGTTGGTATAATAATAATTCTATTATAATTGTAAAAGAAAGGTTAAAAAATTGGAAAAACGCAATTCCATTAAAACAATTCAATATAAGTAACGGATGGAATCATTCTTCAAATTGGCAAACAGTTTTTAAATATAGGTTGTCAGAATTAGGATATAGGGCAGAAGGGAGAATATGGACATGGCGTTAA
- a CDS encoding OmpA family protein — MKYKYRENDEEKFNYWLSIGDLMSGTLIIFIFLFILQILNVNKKLAEKEELINNLGNLEKKVQELKYKSDSLEKVLGIKQTIITLIIEKFKNENLKIDIDNKTGNIKLDDKILFNLGSAELKPEGKEFLKEFIPRYVEVFLGDRNIRKYVTQIVIEGHTDDIGTYLYNLDLSQKRASNVVKFIYSDEMPEFKWKEELKKIITANGRSEVLPIKNSNGSINRSKSRRVEFQFRLDDEKANEEIRNILKNGVKSYEVNKIKS; from the coding sequence ATGAAATATAAATATAGAGAAAATGATGAAGAAAAATTTAATTACTGGCTCTCTATTGGAGATTTAATGTCAGGAACATTAATAATATTTATATTTTTATTTATTCTACAAATTTTAAATGTAAATAAAAAATTAGCAGAAAAAGAAGAGCTTATAAATAATTTGGGAAATTTAGAAAAAAAAGTTCAAGAATTAAAATACAAAAGTGATAGTTTGGAAAAAGTACTTGGAATAAAACAAACTATAATAACTCTTATTATAGAAAAATTTAAAAATGAAAATTTAAAAATAGATATAGATAATAAAACTGGAAATATAAAGTTAGATGATAAAATTCTTTTTAATCTAGGAAGTGCTGAATTAAAACCAGAAGGAAAAGAGTTTTTAAAAGAATTTATTCCAAGATATGTTGAAGTTTTTTTAGGAGATAGAAATATAAGAAAATATGTTACTCAAATAGTAATAGAAGGACATACTGATGATATAGGAACATATTTATATAATTTAGATTTATCTCAAAAGCGTGCTTCAAATGTTGTTAAATTTATATACAGTGATGAAATGCCGGAATTTAAATGGAAAGAAGAATTAAAAAAAATAATTACAGCTAATGGTAGAAGTGAGGTTTTACCAATAAAAAATTCTAACGGAAGCATCAATAGAAGTAAAAGTAGAAGAGTAGAATTTCAGTTTAGATTAGATGACGAAAAAGCTAATGAGGAAATTAGAAATATTTTAAAAAATGGTGTAAAATCTTATGAAGTTAATAAAATTAAATCTTGA